The Epinephelus lanceolatus isolate andai-2023 chromosome 12, ASM4190304v1, whole genome shotgun sequence genome segment gagaaacacaagcATGGGTGTTTTGATCATAACATGGTGCACTTActtaaaaatggttttaaaaaaaaaaaaaaaaactccctatgttTCACTTTAAGTTTCATGTtgcccttaaaaaaaaaaaaaaaaaaaaaaaaaaaggaatctcCCTTAATGTAACTCATGagtcagcaaaacaaaaaaaagaattgtaGGGCTTTggcacattaaaacaaaatcccTGGGATAGAAAACTAGCCAAGCCAAAAATTTTGGCTTTTGTGGTCACGTTAAATACAAAAATCACAGAAATACAGTTCATCATGATATGTGTAACATTGGTTCTGCACAAATAGGGGTAAGAAAACAATTTCATACAATACTAAAAAGGATATAACCCCAAAAAAAGGTGCAACATCCTATGGGTATAAAAAATAAGCCCTCAAACCGGGCGCCTCAGGGGTTTCTTTCTGCAGAACATGCCTCCTTCAGATACTCTCTCTTCCTCAGCTCCCTCCCTCTAATAATCTGTCCCGTCCTCGTGGTACACCTCTTCTTCCTGGTAACCTTGGTACCCCTCGTCTTGGTAATCTGGGAGGTAGTCGCGGATGACGCCCGCCCCGTTTTGATTATCTGTACCCTCTGCAGCTGTAGGACAGTACTTGGCGTCACAGATCTGCCGCCCCAGGCCGAAGTTCTGGCCGCTCTGGTTGGCTCCGTCTTTGTAGCCCATCTGTAGGGACATGGTGCTGTTGTCACACTTGTCTGTGCCTGTCTTGAAGTCGTAAATGGCACGCCTTGTCCCTGGAGCCGTCATGCCAGCCTGTGGTAGACAGGGGACAGTTAAAATAAgaataacaacaacatttatgtttaaaaaaagttagACCGAATCACTGTGATGCCACtctatcaatcaatcacttCAGTTTAGACAACAATGGACAATTGATTTGAATTGTGGAGACGTACAATTgccaaacttgtttatttctgttgtcatgttCAGCCCTGACTGTACCGTTTAAAGACATACGGTTAAACACTGTGGTCCGACCTATGTAGCatctctgctgtgcttatttttttCACTGAGTTGCTTTGCTGGTGTTTTACAACACAGAAGCTGAGCAACAAACTTTTAGCCACCCCTAAAAGTATCTATTTAAGCGTGCCCTGTATTTGCatactaactgatggaggcagcagtaaaCCAGTAACTCCAGTGTTCTGctaagtaaaattactgttttctcaatagagtctggtggctttgaggtaATGGCTTCAGCTCCCAGAAGTCGGGGTCTGATGGCAAGATGACATGGTGAAAATACTAATATACCGTTcacttaaacttttttttaagtagAACTTTTTTGtaggtggctaaaaaaaaaaaaccccacttgaGGCAGCGTTCGCTCATTTTATGTACGTGATATGTTATTGTAAACAAATGTGATTCAGTCAGTATAACTTATTTTTCTTGTGTAAATTGAATCAATGTTTGTTCATGATTTACTTCAAGGTAGGAAAACCCCTGCATCACTGAGCAAACTCTTCTTCAGTTGGTTAGGTATTagccactgaaaaaaaaaggtccacCCAGAAAactcaatatcagtttaagcgTACGCAATGctcaaaaatattttcattacttTACCTCACCATCAGACTGCTATTTCCAACAGTTAGCAGAACgctggagttgctggtctactgccgCCTCAATCACTTAAACCTGATTCATGGTTGGGCTCTTGAAACTTTTGAAGAGTGTCACTTGACAGAAATTTAACAGCTGTGCAACATTTTCAATTTATGCTTCACCGAAAGGTTTCAGTCGTCTTCATGGTAGACAGAGAcccttgcattttttttacactacaagtatATTCCTGACACGTTTAGTGAAGCATAATCTGCATAGACAGCCGTTTAAAAATCACACATaaagttgtttattttattaactgCGTGAGCGTCAGATTCCCCTCACTCAATACAGTCACTGAGAAATAAAAATCAGTGTATCGATAAATACAAACACTGATTTCTTCCTATGGTGCTCGCATCAAACTATTTTGGCTCAGTAAATgactgctgtcagtcagcctggcgaAGACAGTTAGGCTGGCCCATAGATTCATAATGGGCTGGGCTCCATGGCTGCGATAGTAAGACTATCACATTGCACAACAAAATTTGATGTCCACTACATAACAAAATTCTCCAGGTGTGAGACATGGAAGTTAAGGTATGCGTGACACCTTTTTCCCGTCGAGTGACACACTTAAGTGGCATGCACACAGCCATAAATCAGAGCTTAGTGAGAAAGATAAAGCGGTAAAATTGTTCCAATTATAACATATGCGTAAACTGATAAATCAGCTCTACTCGTACAGAAGTTAAGCAATGTagtgctgtggacaggggccattgtaaaatgtattttaagccaccttaaaaaaaaatctaagacactggcaaagcaacacagtgaaTCAAATAGGCAAAGCAGAATCCAGGACTTTTCGGCTTCCTACAAGACTAAACATGACTCTAGATTACAGCAGTGGAAGGGCAGAGTGTAAGTGATGCCCCGAGGCTTATTTCCACTGGAATCCTATAATTATGATTTCATGAGAAGTTGGAAATATGTTGCAGTACCTGGCTCGCCCCCTTGTTGGTTCCCATTTGCAGGCTGATTGTTGTCTGGTCCAGGGGGGTCTCCTTGACATTGGGGTCATATAAGTGCCTCCTGGTGCCATATGCTGTCATACCGGCCTGACTAGCACACTTGTTGGTCCCCATCTGAAGACAGAAGCACCACAATAAATGGCTGTTTTGCAAAACAAAAGCTGCTGCACTTTTATGATAACAGGCAGCAGTGAAATGTTGCACAACATCGACAAGAATGGAAGGGTTGTTTATGTAACCGTGACACTGGGCAAACATAtacttcacactcagctgtgaCTAACACTCAAGTGAAGTTGTAAACAGTAAGTTGTATGGTTAGCTTTTTTCTCACTGTGCAAGTAGCCTTCATATCTACCCCACATATTTCATGGCGccggaaacaaaaacaaaatagagaAGCTTGAGAGGCAGTGAGAACAATGAGCAGCATTAATACTGAGGTATGCTATGCCTGACATGAGATCATGACAAAGTCCGGTTTTGCAATAGTTTCGACACATGCTGCAGTGAGCTCAGCTTCCCAAGCAGGTCAAGTGTCTCAAGATCAAATTAAGAAGCTGACTTTTATGGCGTGACATTTCTCAGTCATGTCAAATACCCCTTTTTCCTTTACTGACAATCCCAATCAATATTCTGGGAATATTTTGTCTGCTCACATTTGATTATTTCGTCACCACAGCCTTGAGTATCACTGTTCCAACGGTCATGTGACATGCTGACTGTAAATACAGGGCGATTGTCAAGAGCGTTAAGCTTATCACAGataagagttaaaaaaaacagaactgcTGCTGAGTCTTCGCATTTTAAACCCTGCTGCTCACACAGGaatctaaaaacaaacaaaacaaaaaacaaactgtaccTGTAGGCCAATGACGGCCTGTCCAGCCTTCAGCTTCTCATCATCAAACATCCTCTCATGCCTGGCAGCGTACTTCACCCCAATGTCCACCCGTGACTGGCAGCCCTTGGTCTTGGCCTGAGAGGAAACAAAGCGTAGATGGTTGTCAATGTAGAAATACTAACATCCAATCATTcgtaattataataataataataataataataataataataataatttaacttTCTATGACGTAGCTGGAAGGAAACCATCACTCCCACAACAAGTAGCTGATTTTCAAGTCTCACCATGCTAGCGAGCGCAAGCAGCGTTGTCTGGACTTGCGTCATGTTGCCATTCTCAAACAGGTCGTTGGCTTCAAAGATGTCATGAGGCTTCAGGCCATATGATGTGATGGCACTGATGAAGTTCGTCAGGTTCTCCAGCTGAAACCACACCAATTAAAAACAAGATCAACAAtgtgtgtgcaggatttagaaTGACGGAGATGTGTATTAATAGGAAGCAGTCCTGTACAGGGTGTACACAGCCATAGCAAACTTATATTTAACACTTTAAAGataatttttaaccaaatttaagactgatttttggaTAAATCTGCATTTATTCAAGTATAGTTATTAGAGCGAGtgggttaatctacattttgccaacagataAATGCAGTATGAAGTAAAAAGACAGTGTAATAtgttcagtggtaggtttaaagatttgtaacatcaagCAGAAGAGCTTGATTCAGTTTGACAAGAAATcaaaagatggataaatgaaattagataaacTGTTTGTGGCAGTTAAGTTCTTAGAAACTCAAATTCAATGCAATTCAACGACTCATAAGGCCTCATAtttataaaattgaattaaGACTTCATAAGGC includes the following:
- the cnn2 gene encoding calponin-2, producing MANFNKGPAYGLSAEVKNKIAQKYDLQKEEELRIWIEDITGASIGPDFQKGLKNGVILCDLINKLAPNSVKKVNKSALNWHQLENLTNFISAITSYGLKPHDIFEANDLFENGNMTQVQTTLLALASMAKTKGCQSRVDIGVKYAARHERMFDDEKLKAGQAVIGLQMGTNKCASQAGMTAYGTRRHLYDPNVKETPLDQTTISLQMGTNKGASQAGMTAPGTRRAIYDFKTGTDKCDNSTMSLQMGYKDGANQSGQNFGLGRQICDAKYCPTAAEGTDNQNGAGVIRDYLPDYQDEGYQGYQEEEVYHEDGTDY